Below is a window of Vicugna pacos chromosome 20, VicPac4, whole genome shotgun sequence DNA.
GTTGAAAAGCTAACTGTCATTGTCTCCAGAGAGCAGGAAGCTGGGGTTTGGAGCAGCTGCGTGGAGACGTGAGCCCTGTCTTGGTTTCCTGTGTCGTCTCTGACGTCCAGAGCCAAGACAACCAGTGATGAAACACAGCATCAGGCTCGGCACCTCCCAGCAATGGCCCAACATCCTGTTGTGCAACTTTCTGGAGCCTCTAGGTTAGAGTGTCCCCTGTAGCAGTCCCAGGAGCCCCAGGGTGGTTGGCGTGAGTGCCCATGAAGGATGAGGAAGACCAGGCTCCGGGGGCTCCTCTGGGTGCTCTTCGTCGCAGGTAAGACAGTGAGGCCTCTGCCCAGGACCTGGAGCTGGAGTGGGGTCCCATCCCAAGGGaggtttccattttcttctgaaGCTCTGGGGGATGTGGTCACCCAAGACAGAGCCACCCAGAAGAGATGCCAGACTGGGCAGAATTAAGAGAACTCCCAGGGCTTGAGAACAGAACtaaaaagggggaagggaaggaaacaaGATGTCTGTGCCTTTGATGTTGTCAGGGACTTGCAGaacctggggctggggggtgggaatAAGGAGAGAGTAAATCTCAACTTGACATAACCTAAGAGGATTTTATGAGTTTGAAGGATTTTTTCCCTCTCATATTCCATCATGGTGCTTTGGACGCTGACAGTCTATTAAACCCCAAAGACATagctcattcaacaaatatttcccaGGGGCCAACCTTGGGCCAGGAAATATGCTGTTGCCGAGGACACAGAAGTGaacagaagaaaagtgcccattTTCATGGAGGCCGTGACCCAAGGCTCCCCTGTCTGCTGCCCTTGAGGGCCTGTTGCTCAGGCTCTGCGGAACTGCCCCGGCTCCAAGCCATGACTTCTCCTACTGCGCAGCTCACACCTTCCCCCAAAATGGATGCTGCTGGTGCTTTACTTGCTCCTGCTCCCAATCCTTAGGGATACATTGGGAAAATAAGCAGAGAAAGGGAAAATGTCAACAGTGAGTTAAGAGAAAGGTTTGCCTTGGAAAAACATGGAAAGGTCCAGGGagagggtgttttctgggaaCCTACTGCTTTGAGCAAGGTCACGGACAATCGCCTGGCATAGCCCACACACCAATGTCACTCTGGGTTTTCTTGGACTTGGGGTGATGATCCAGATGGGCACATGGGGGTTTGGCTCTCATGGACCCATGCACTTCCTTGTGTCCTATTCATGTTTTTCCAAAGGAGAACTGGGAGAAGGTGGAAGGTTGAAGACTGAGAGAAAACGAGCGGTTTGGGGTTGTTTTTCACTATGTCTTCTGGAGGTAAACTAGAGGGTAACCTGTGCCACCGGGAACAGATTGTTAGGCACTTCCTCACACTTGGGCTGTCCCACCAGACAGCTGCCTTGGACAAGCTAGCTCAGAGGCTCAGAGCTGACCCTAGGGTCAGACTACCCAGGTTTGAGTCTTGACTCCCACTTTCTACTGTGGGACCTTGGGCAGATCACTGGATAACCTCTGggttattaaataacctttctgTGCCCCAATTTCCTTATCTCTACACTAGGAATAATAACAGTATCAACCTTCTAAGTtgtaatgattaaatgagataggaTTTTTAAACACTTAGCAATAAAAGGTATTTGTTGCTCTTTTTTTATTAGCATATGATAAGGAATCCCTTCCTTGCAATGGTGCAAAATATGATGCATAGAAGGCACTTCTGCCTTCATCTCTCACTGTCTCCTTTCATAAGAGACAGGCAGGTTTGTAAGCAATCGCAGTCTCCTTCAACTCCTACTGTCTTATGCATCCGCGCAGCTGTAACAAAACTccgcagactgggtggcttatgaaTGACAGAAATTTACTTCTTCCAGTTTTGGAGGCTGCATGTTCAAGGTCAGGGTACCCTTATCTCAAAAACAATCATTTATAAAAGTTGATATGCACAAACCATATGCTGTCTAGCtgttgtggttaaaaaaaaataacaaccccaaaccaaaaaacaaacaaacaaaaaactacccACAGTGCAAGGATCTGGGGTCCAGTGCTGGCTTGCAGGGAAAGTTGCATCTTCTCTGGAGACCTTGAGGATCTTGTCTGAAAAATGGGTGATTGAACAAGAAGAAGAGGtagctctctcttctctctttttttccaaagagaGGAAAGCTATTCCTCATAGAGCAATAACTCTGATTCTCTGCATACAGAAATCCAAGCTGCAACCGTACCAGACGAGGAAGAGTTTACCCTGGCAGAGGGCCAGACCCTGGAAGTGAGCTGTCCTGTCACCTTGCACACATATTCCAACAGCCGGAAGGCCTGGCAAAGGGTGAAAGATAAAGGGGAGGTCCAGATGCTGGCACTCACACAGAGGGTCTCGGGGGAATTCAGTGAAGTCCAGAATGGGCGTTACTTCCTAAAAGACATCCCCTCTGAGGGCATACTGCATGTCCGAATGACCGACCTTCGAGTGGAGGACTCAGGACTGTATCGATGTGTGATCTACCTAAATTCCGAGAACTCCATCATGTTATTCCACCCTATCCGCCTGGTGGTGACCAAGAGTGAGTGACCTGGGGGCTTGGGGGTAGAGGGTAGGGAGAACCAGGCCAGGTAGGGGTGGAGCAGTGGTGGTGATACCGACAGGGCTGTGGCTCAGGACTTCTAGAAGCCTGTGCTCTTCCAGAAGCTCCTTGTCCCTCATTGGAGGTCCTTGAGAGTCATTTGGTCCAACAGTAAGAAGTGGCTTCTTTGTATGGGATTCCTCTTGGGGAGCAGAGCCTACTGTGTTGTGCTGTTGTAGGAAGTGGGGTACAGTGAAAGGTGAGAGGTAGACTTGGGACAATTTAGTGTCCCAAGTCATTTCCTTGGGAAGCCTCTGGGATTcactctccctgcccccaagGAGGCATTTGCTGGCCTCCTGTGTGCATCCAAAGCAGTGCCCCTCAGACCCCGCTGTGGGCAAGAACAACCTGGGATCTTACTTCAAATGCAGACTCCGATGGAGCAGGTCTAGCGTGGGACCTAGATTCTGTGTTTCTGATCTGTTCACAGGTGATGCAGATGCTGTGGGTCCATGGCTCCGTTTTGGGTAGCAGAGCTCCAGAGCTCACTTTGTATCCCTTTCATGGACAACACTAACTCCCTGGGTTAAGTAGTGgccagttttcttatctgtctcCCCCTGCTCATCCCTGAGAATCTTGAGGGAAAGGCCTGTGCCTTGCTCGGCTCTGTATCCCTAGCAATTAAtgaggtgcctggcacatagtagggcctCCCTAGATGTTGACTGGATGAATTAAGGAAGGCAGAGTAGAGGCAGGCAGGTTCAGGTTCCTAGCACCTGTGGAATTCAATGCCTAAGGAAGACAAGATACTTATGCAGTATATTAATAAAAGGTAACCTGTAAAGCAATATGCCACAGGTACCGGTGACTGcaaggcagagagaaagcagTAAGGTACAGTAATCAGGGAATTATtctggaaggaggaggggcaTATGGGTTAGAGTAGATAAAGAATAGCAGGCAAGTGCATTTCCAGTGACACAAAAAGCCTGGAAATTCTTGTctgcttccctctttccctccctctctccctccttcccacccttcttcctttcttccctctctcctctctctcccttccttgtttcctttttcctgtcTTTGGCCCAGGTGGACaccacattatttctttcaaattggcGAAAGAAAACCTTGCTTCATGAATGGCCATGTTCATTTCCCTCCTCAGTCCCATTTACCCTACTGCTCAACCTCCATCCTTCCATCACTCCATCCAGTGTGCCTTCTTACAGATCCCTCTGGCACTCCTGCCTCAGATGACAGAACTACCCAGATCGTGACTCCGACTCCCACCCGTCCTCCTTTCATCACCAAGGCCTGGAGTAagctccccaccagccccacggCCGTGACCCGTCTCCCCTCGTCAACTGCCAGCctctcctctcctggcctcggagTCACCCCCACAAATGTGACAGATGTCCCCAGGTACGGTTTCAGGTCTCCGGGCCCCTGGTTTGGACACCCAAAAGGATAAAGAATatggggagtgagggaggggggagggcaggggtgaaCTGGAGTCACCTCCATCTGGTGGACCTtcccaggggaggaaggaggtagTGCTGGAGTGAGGAGGACACTCTTGGAGGCCCTGATGAGGCTGTGACTCTCCCCAGTTCCCCTCTGTGTTTGCTCTTGCCGGCCGGTGGAGGCGGGAGAGGAAGATGGCATCTTGGTTGAATTCCAAGGGCCCTCGGCCGACCCCTAACGGTTTTCTGGAAAAAGGGATCCTGGATTTTAATGCCAGCCAGACTGAAAGTGGAATTTGGGGCGAGTTAGAAACCCTTTCAGGCtgcagtttccttgtctgtgcaGTAGGAGGGGCTAGAAAAACCAGAGCTGGGAATGATAATGTAGCCCAACAGCTCTCAGCAGCTGCTGCACGTTAGGGTTCCCTGGTGTGTCAGCTTCTGCTTTGTTTGGTTTGTTCTTAATACTGATACACGTGCCCTACTACCGGCCAACAGAATGAGAGTTTCGGGAGGCGGGGCCGGTCTCAGTatgttttattactttataaGATCTTCGGATTTCTTAATGTGCAAGCAAAGCTAAGAACCACTAACTCTGCATGCATACTCCTCTATATAGCTCATTATTAAATGTTGATTTATCTTAGAATGTGTTTATCATTAAATACtgaattaacagaaaaagaaatattcttcCATATCCTTGCGAATCTAACAAGTCTTTTTCTTCTGTCCTCTCTTTTAGTCTTTCTGtatgtttatacatattttaacatgGCAGTAATTCTAAGTGTACACATTTGCATTGTTTTTCTATGCTAAAACTATTCTTCAGTGTTACCACCTAGTCTTTGTAATTCTGACTTCAACAAATGCATACTTTTCTATCGCATaatcatttgtctgtttttagaCATTGAGATTATGTTCATTTTTGGACAGTACTGATAAATCTGAGATGGACATATTTTTtcagatgtcttttttttcttttaaatggttcATTTTGATGGGGGGTAGGTAGCTaacgtttgtttgtttgttgaatggaattactggggatcgaacccaggatcttgtgcatgctaagcacacgccctaccactgagctacaccctctccgcCGAACagtttattcaaaagaaattccCTGAAGAGAATTTGAACACTTACATTGCTCTGTGTACATACTGCCACATGGTCTCTCAAAGATGGGAAACCGTTTGCAGTGGGATTTGTAATACTTAAGGAGGGGACAGTGTCACTGTGGGCCTGCCTACCAGGATttactactttaaaaatattcctgcTGAAACAGATGTGAGCTGGGAACTGCTTTACTCTCTCTATTACAGTGGACTCAGAGCTCTGTAAGGGTAGAGGCAGTGCCCTTGCCCCCTTATGCTGTGCctaagtgcctggcacacagtaggtgctccttAAATCTTTATGGACTAACTAAATAAAACAAACGATCTGGTGAAAGTCAGCTTGTTTCTTTTTCCCACTACTTTTATTTTTCCGCATGTAAACCAAGAGTCCATCATCTTTGCCCACATTCCTAGTAAAGGCTGCACTCCCTTCACCTGGCTGCTTCATCTGTTAACTAACATGAACTAGTCTATGAGTCAGAGACCCATTGGGAAAGCAAAGCAGAAGCCACTGAGCTGTCTGGAAAAGAGGTAATTGAGTGGAGGGCGCAGTTCATCCGAGCGACAGAAGAGCTGAGATGCCAATTTGGGGATGGAGGACGAGGCATCTCCAAGGAAGCCACTGTCACCCTGTCTTACTGTGGTGTCTTCTGACACAGGCTGTGGGTAAAATCTTGTGCAGATGTTTTAGGACGTGATCGCAGGCAAAACCGTTGGGGAAGTGGGACCGGGGAGGGAAGGAAACCCAGCAAAGGATGTGGTAACCAAAGCGAGTCCCCCAGGGAGCAGTCCGACTCAGTCCTGTGGGGGGTTCTGGGGACCACAGGCGTCTTCTGTAtcaggggctggggagctggAGTACTTCTTTCTCCCCGATGCCTCTTCTAGACCTGCACCCCATGCTCTTTATGGAGAAGATTTCTAATCAGTATTTTTAGGCGATGGGACAAACTAAGTGCACAGGGCCAGTTAGTACAGGGAAATGAAGGACGAGAGCAGAGGAGTTAAGGGGCGTGAAGGACTTTTGCAAACAGGTGTGTGGAGCACCCAAGCTGGCAGCAGCACTgagtctcctctctctcccagggTCTCCAGGATCAGCATTGTCATTCCCGTGGTGTGTGGACTCCTGAGTAAGAGCCTGGTCTTCATTGTTCTGTTTGCTGTCACGCAGAGGTCATTTGCGCCCTAGGCCCAGGACTCCACGAGAATGACCTGGGACCTGATCCACATCCATCTAGCAGTTGTGCCCGAAGAGGAGTATGTGTGTGGGGTGAGGGGGCGGTGCACCATGTCATGCGTTGAATCTGTAACACAGGTGATTTCTAAGGCTTGGGATCCTACCTTCTTGGCACTGCTAACTCCCCTCATTTCACCGATAACCTTGAGTGTGTGCTTGGCCCCCTCCGAGGAGAAGAGATAGCCACAAATATGTCCACTCCTCCAGCGGCTCAGGGTTTGCATTCAATAAAGACACTTCCGGATGCTATGCACTGTCGCTGTCTTGTGCGGGGTCGTGAGGCACAGAGGGCGCAGCTGCTAACTCTGCCCAGGTCCTCGCTCTAGACCACAACATTTTGGCCCGAGTTCCCACCACAGAAGCATCCTGTTCTCCTGGCTGCCAGGACCGTCCTCTTCTCTAGAATCAGACGTTCAGGTTTCTCCCCTTCGTTTGTGGCCCTTTCCGACACTCCCAGAACAGAGTGTTGAAAATCATGGAACCAGGAGAAGATAAGATGCTACGGTGAGAATCCATATTTGGGAAAGAGGAACGGAGATAACCAGAACGTTGTGTCTTGGGAAAATACTGGGAGGATGAGCTAGGATCCAAGGCGTAGGACTGACAGAGAGCATCATTTATCTACCGTGTGCATTTATCGTGTGCATCACTGGGGTGCGTCTTGTCACTGGGTCCTTAGGACAACCCCATGAAGGCAGAGAAGTGTGCGACTGGGAGTAAGTCACCTCTACTGGCAGGAACAAACACTGGAGCTCCTTTACTGAAGACCAAGTCCCTCAAAGCCCTACAGAACAGATAGCAAGGAGTTCGCCTCTATGTAAATGCCTCTTTGTTGTATCACACGAGGGGCAAGGACGGTGGGTGCCCAGGTCTCACCAGTCAGGCTCCTGGAGGCTGTCCCCTTTGTGCACTGCTAGTTCTGTGcactgccttcctcctcctctctctctgcccctacGACTCCCCTTTCGCTCCCAAGCTCACCCATGAAATAGGTGTCCAAGGCCCACCGACAGATTTAAATCAGTGGTTTCTGAGTTTCTACCTCTTTTGGCTCTAAAGGGGAAGGGGCCCCATTAGTGGGAAGAGATGATGGCCAAGGCCAATTTCATCCTAAATTCTCCAAGAGCAAACACACTCTACCACCCACAATCCATCTTGTGATAGGAAAACATGTTTCTACAATCGGCATGCCCTTCTTCAACTCCTGTGGAACAAGTGCCCTGAGTGCTGAGgtacagccctcccctccctgagtCCACTGCCATCATCCAAGGACTTCCCTGTCAACCTGAGGACCTCTCGGCTCAGCCCTCCGGGAGGATGGCGCTGACCCCTGAGACATTGTGTCTGATTGCCCAGCTGAGTCCATTAGAAGGTAGTGAAGGGAATTCATGTCATCCCGGCACCCTGGGGAGAGACTTCTGAGAAGCACTGATCCAGAAGCTGTTCATCTCAGTGCATCTTCTTCCTGCCCAGGAGAACCCAGCCGCGTGGAGGTAGTAAATGCACTGCGTGCAGCGTTTGCTTTCTGAGGTTGCTCGTTGGGGACCTGCACTTTAGCGCTTCCAAAGCTGCCCCTGTTTGTGACGTTGACCCAAAAGGGCAGGGCAAGGGAGGGACCGCAGTTGAATgggcagtgtttcccaaactgtaGTCCTCAGACCAGCCGCATCAGATTCTCTGGGGcgtttgtttaaaatgcagatgccTGGGGCCCCTCCAGATCTACTTAATCATAGCCTGCAGCTGTCTCTTGGTGGTTCTCAAGCTTGTTTGGGAGACAAGATTCCAAGAAGCCATTATGCTCCTTTCCAAACACCACGACACATTGCTATATTCATCCTGAGTTAACCAGCTGCGTGATTTGGTGGGCTTGTGTGCTAAATTTAATTACAGATGAAGTAACACAAGTCCAATGTATTAAGCTTGCCTGAGGGCTTAGATACAGTAAAGCGGAAGACAGACGGTTGTGCTGGATGCTCTCCCGTTTGCACCTGCAGGCCCACTCTCCATCCTTCTCCTCCCTGATCTGTAGCTGGGAACCTGACCAACGTGGGCTAAGTCAGCAGGCTCCCTTGCCCACCAGCTCCTGGGGGTTAGCCGGTGGGCAGCATGAAAGAAGAGCGGGGATGGGAAGAGAATGAGATCAGAGATTTTATCCTCCGGGCTCCCTCACTGGGGCGGCACGAGGGGCTGCATTCCTCTACTCAAGGCCCCTCTAAGCCCCTCACCAAAGTGCTGCTATCTCCAAGTTCAGGCAGCCGTTCCAGTCCCTTGCTCCATGCGGCCTACAGGCGGTAATGCCTCACCGCTGTCTCCAGGGCCTGCAGCATGCCTTCCTGGTTCCCCCAGTTCCACTTGTGCTTTCATTAAACGCTTCTCAGTTACCTGTTCCAGTGAGCCGCCTGTTTCTTGCTGGGACCTTTCCCTATACAACAGTGTCATGTGGTTAGTTACCCAGGACTTGGAATTAAACAGCGcccaggtttgaatcccagctctgcaacATCCTTGAAATATGTCCGATCTTGAGTAAATTCAGTTAATTCCGCTAGACCTCAGCCGAGAGAGATTCCTCATTGCCTTAAAGGGCAGAATAGTCAGCACCAGTCATGATTCTTGATGCTACCAATTGAATCCAGTTCTGGCATCTTAACTGCAGAGGAATTTAGAAGACTATCAGTAGCTCACAGAGCTGATGGCAGTGCTGAAGGACCAGGTTTAGAAAACAGCAGACACCAAGTTACAGCTTGAGACGTCCAGTGATGGAGCCGTGGTCACTGCCCCTGCCCACTGGAAGCCTCCAAGTACTTTGTCACCATACTATTCCTGGACTCTCAGGACTTAAACTGCCTCTGGGGAATTCATCTCTAACTGGCCCTTCATCTCGTACCGCACCCTTAGGATCCAGAATCAGGGGCAGAATCATGCATTTGGCCAAGCTTAGGTCAAGTCACTGGCCCGTACCATAGATGCTcgggagaaggggcaggagaaATTCTGCCTCCGTGCTCAGTAGAAGGGGAAGTAGAACTCTGTGTCCTCAGGACACCTGCACATTGGGGCACATGCCCCAGATGGAAAAGGTACTGGGTACCAGAGAGCCAAAGGATGATGAATATCCATTACCCAATCCCCAAACTgatagaattaaatgagataacccaAGTAAAGCATCTGGCGCACAGTAGGACTTCAATCCGTGGCAGTCACTCCTGGTACTATTCTAACCGTGGTCTCCAGGCTCAGGCCCGGACTGGGAGCTCGGGGAAGCACAGCCCTCACGCACAGGCAGCACCCCTGAGGAATGCTTCAGGGCCCACCTGATTCACACAGAGCTTTCACAGGCGTTGCCTGTTTGGCCCACTTGCCTCAGAATCACCTAGGCTGCTTGTTAAAGTGCAGAATCtttgggggtggagcccaggCAGGTGTACGCTTGCCAGGCTTCCTGAGTGATTCAGCCACACGCTCATCCTCGAGAACTGTGGTGTGGAGGAAGATGAGAGATGGCGGGCCATCAGGAAGGTTTACCCCGGGCCTCGGAGGGCACGTCAGATCTGCGGGACACAGTGTCAGGCAGGCAGGGAGAACGGCAGGAGGGGTTGCGGGAGGTAGTGGTCAGTGGCCAGTGACGAGAATGTCTTGGTGACCCAAGGAACTGAGTGGAGCAGGGGTGGGACATCGGGTGGCTGGGTGTAGGCTTGCTCCGGTGGAGAATGGGGAGCTTCCGAGCGTTGCCCAATGGGGCTGTGACTTGACGAAATCAGGAAGGAAGATGTCACAAGGGCAGTGatctcccttttctcttccttctttttctgcattttcctgAGCTGCTCCCTCTCGCCACATTTCCCTCAGGGTTTCTCAATTGCCAAGTGACAACCACGCCTCTCAGGGAAGACGGAAAACATCCAAGTGGGGCAACATCCTGTAGCCAGTGGAAGAAGTGCTGGAGTGGCTGGCACCTGTGGGTCCAGGGAACAGGATGGAGCGGAGGAGAGGGGCTCTGGGGGTGGTcatggtgtgtttgtgtgtgtgtgtgtgtgtgtgtgtgcacgagtGGGCAATATACACACATGGAACTGGGGCTGACGTGGACAGATCATTTTCAGTTCCTGCCCTTTTCAGTTCTCACTCCTCAGGTGAGGCAGCCTCCCGAGGGGTCCCCAGGACAGGACACACCCAGGGAAGTAGCAGACTCGCCTTTCTAACCGGGTCTAACATCTGCCTGGTTCACTCGCTGagtatgaattaaataaaatctttaagatCACTCCTCCCAGCAGAATTTGAGGATTCGTTCATTCCCACATTCTCATGGAAACTGAGTCTTATCCAACTTTCCCATTCCTGCCAATCTGATGAGTACAAAGCAACATCTCAGtgttttaaaatcaatatttctCTGGTAACTAATGAGGCCAAACCTCTCCTCATGGGCTTACTAGGTATCTGGATCTTTACTGCACTGTATCGCCTACTTCTGTCCATTTTCCTGCTGgctttcctttctcctgctgGCTGACTTTTAATAACCCCTTGGTTCGCTTAGATGTTAATCTATGGTCAGTTTTAGACATTTCTCTCAGTCTCTCATCTGTTACTTGTCAAGCGCACACAAGACAAAGGCAAGGCCAAGGCCTGACTGATTCTCCCAAGAAAGATACAATCAGCCGCTTTCAGATTTAGACAGTTTGTTACTTACATAGGCAGCGATGGGCAGATCAACCAAAGGTGCTGGCTTCCGTGGTCCTCGTCCCACACGCCGGAACAGCAGGGGCCAGACAACTGCGCCGGGAGTTGTGCAACACCCCCAGCTGAGGACCCGGTCCCGACCGCTGCTCAGTGGTCGTAGAGACTGCAGCTCCGTCCTGAGATCTGGCCCAACACGAGAGGTGGTGAGAAACCGTCTCCCGGGGAAGATGGGGAGGTGAGTGGGAGGTGCTCGCACAGGCCTCTCAGTCTCTGTCATTCCAGGAAAATCAAAGGGCTTTCTTGCCATGACTCAGATTAGCTGTAGTTCAAGCCTTCACCTGTGTGGCTTCTGTGCACGCAAGATGGCCAGGCTGTCCTTGTGGCACTTTTGTCCCCAGTATCCTTTGTTTGAAAAATAAGTTTATGTCATGAACTGAAACCATCTCTAACCACCATCCGTCTTGACCCTGAGAACTGAAACCACAGGTCACTGTCTGTATTAACATGGTGTTGCTAGTGCCCCATCCTTGTTGGTGTCACTTTATTTTCCTGGAGTTTTCTTGCCCCGGCAAATGATTAGATGGTTCATTATAAAAACTTCCTGGAAGACTCACTATCTCTTCAAAGGAAAGTATCAAGGGATAGTTTGCACCCTAAGATTCTTCGAATCCCTGCCTCAGAATCCTGCTGTTTCTACCAATCCTGGACTATTGTGTTGTAATCCTTCTTCAGTCTTACTCCAGCCCCTTCTTTGAAAGACTTGCCTTGAACCAAACCTCACAGTACGTTGTGACCTTGCCTCCctcaaaggcacacagctctgtCGGAGTGGCATCCTCCCTGACCACCACGAGCAATAAACTCAGGTTGTGTGGGCGATGCTCGGGAAGCCAGTGTTCAGCAATGTCATTAAGTCCATCCATTTCCCCTTCATGACTTAAGGTTTTGGGATGTTTTTCCCAATCTGAAGCATAATAATAATCTAAATATTGTCTTTCAGACAATGTATGGAGATATTCTCACACATTACTTTCTGTTAGcctgacagtttttaaaaatattttatttatctattttgggttttttttttttggaaggggaggtaatgaggtatatttatttattttaatggaagtcctggggaCTAAACCCAGGAATATACCTTCCTACCTAGCTTTACAGTGTTGACACACACAGGGCACAACCAAGAAATCCAGCCCTTAGGAGGGGGCAGGGTCTTGTTAAAATCCACCTCCATCTAGACCTGTGCTAGTTCTCTAGCCTTTGAACACACGTGCCTATCTGCACGTGAAGTTAATTAAAAGCAGATGAAAAATAAGAATCTGTTTCCTCGGTTGCACTTGCCACAGAGCTGAACAACCCTACGTGGCGAGTGGCTATTGTGTTGGACAGAAAGATACAGAACATCTCCATCATCATGGGAAATTCTGTGGGACAGCACTGCTTTCTATATTTCTGTTTCAACATAACTATCCGGCTAACAGAGCTTTCAGTTCCTTGTTATAAATTTAGCTTCTTATTAATACAGATTAAAACTTTCTATAGCACATGGCACTTTCACACCTGAGCAGTTTGATTTATAGTTTCCATTTAACAAAAGCAGATTTTCCTCTTAAAGAGAGAATCACAcatctgattttttattttcctttctcaaagAAAGTGTTTATATTATGTTGGTGCCTCAGTCCTTTTGGCCTATTCCTCCCAAGTCTCCTCCAAAGTCTCCCTGTCCCTGCATGTCTACTTGGATGGATGACAGGGACACACTGCCAAAGGCCA
It encodes the following:
- the TREM1 gene encoding triggering receptor expressed on myeloid cells 1, which codes for MRKTRLRGLLWVLFVAEIQAATVPDEEEFTLAEGQTLEVSCPVTLHTYSNSRKAWQRVKDKGEVQMLALTQRVSGEFSEVQNGRYFLKDIPSEGILHVRMTDLRVEDSGLYRCVIYLNSENSIMLFHPIRLVVTKNPSGTPASDDRTTQIVTPTPTRPPFITKAWSKLPTSPTAVTRLPSSTASLSSPGLGVTPTNVTDVPRVSRISIVIPVVCGLLSKSLVFIVLFAVTQRSFAP